Part of the Flavobacteriales bacterium genome, AATTCTAATTTCCCCTTCGGCTATATCATAGCTGTCATAAAATATTTTCTGTCCCTTGAGGTTTAAAATTTCTAATGAAAATTGCTCGTTATTTTCCTACTGAAGTTCTATAAAAACATTCTCTGTTGCTGGATTAGGATAGATTTTGTCAATTGAAAACGTACTATTTATTGGTGTATGCTCTGTAATACTTGTTGAATTACACTCATCGTATTTAGCAACGTACTGCTGACAATTTGAACCTACACAGTGAGTCCACAAACTATATATGTTACAATAAGTACGAACTGCAGAACTGTAATCCCCTACAAATACATCTTGTCCAACAGCATCAAAATCGATGATGTCAGTACTCATCAATTTAGGATATAAAAATGTTTGTCCATAATCTCTAGAATAAATTATTTTATATTCTGATTTTAATTCATCATTCACGATATTTCCCCCGATACTAACTTTATTTTCTTTAGCTGATACTACTGGCATAAAAACCATATCATTGAAATAATCTGTCAAAGGTTGAGGGTCGGTCCAAGACTGACCATTATCTGTTGATTTAGAGTAAAACGATATCACTGTAGAGTCAATATCTGACCACACTAAGTGCAAATTGTCGTCACCATCGATAGCTAACGAAGGGGCGCCACTCTCACGATTATTTATAACAATATTGTTAGAATTAGGCATTAATGAAATTCCTTGATATATGAGGTAAGGGTCAGAAAACGTTTGTCCACCATCACTAGAATTTATGTAAAGAACTGTATTTTGCTCTGTATTAATAAACGAACAATGTAAGATCCCATTTTTATCTACACGAATATTAGCGTGCTGAATAGCACCTTCGTAAGCCAAAACAGGATTTTCAAATGCTGTGCTCTGATTATTTAGTGTTTTAACAACTAAACCAAAACCATAACTTATTGAGCCTTGTAGAAAAGAAATATAGGTGCGATTAGAATATGAGCCATCTGTCATATCTACTGCCATCCATTGCCTATCGCATATACCTGTTTCTGTGTCGACAATTTGTAATTGACCACTACTTAAATCTAATACGCCTTTGCCAAAAAAATTTTTATCTCCATCTTCAAAAGTAAAGGTTTGACCATTATCTGTTGATTTTGCCCAAAAAGAACGCCATAATAAATTGGACAGGTAGTTGAGGTCCGAAGGGTTTGCTAATAAATAAATCCAAGAACAATACAAAGTCCCTTCCTTATCGTACGCAAATACAATATCACCCCCACCGGCTGGAGTATATGAGGGGGAAAAATCTTGTAAAGCTGCTGAAATATTTAATTGCGACTCTTGCCAACTATCTCCCCCGTTAGATGAGTGAAATATTTTAAATCCAACTACAGAACCCGTTTGCATAAAACCAACGACTAATTTATTGGAATCAAGTGGATTAATAGCAATATGAGCTTCTCATTCTTGACCAGATGCGCTAGAATTAA contains:
- a CDS encoding sialidase family protein, which produces MQTGSVVGFKIFHSSNGGDSWQESQLNISAALQDFSPSYTPAGGGDIVFAYDKEGTLYCSWIYLLANPSDLNYLSNLLWRSFWAKSTDNGQTFTFEDGDKNFFGKGVLDLSSGQLQIVDTETGICDRQWMAVDMTDGSYSNRTYISFLQGSISYGFGLVVKTLNNQSTAFENPVLAYEGAIQHANIRVDKNGILHCSFINTEQNTVLYINSSDGGQTFSDPYLIYQGISLMPNSNNIVINNRESGAPSLAIDGDDNLHLVWSDIDSTVISFYSKSTDNGQSWTDPQPLTDYFNDMVFMPVVSAKENKVSIGGNIVNDELKSEYKIIYSRDYGQTFLYPKLMSTDIIDFDAVGQDVFVGDYSSAVRTYCNIYSLWTHCVGSNCQQYVAKYDECNSTSITEHTPINSTFSIDKIYPNPATENVFIELQ